GGCGCAGGCACGGCAACGTTCCTGTCCGGGAACGGGCCTCTGGTCCAGATCATGCGCGAAGCCCTTGCTCGTGATGAACGTGAGCGGACCGGTACCGGCCTCGGCGAGACGCGCAGGCGAGTCAGCACGTTCATCCAGAATGTCCACCACTTCATGAGGCAATACACTCAGGACAGCCCCACGGAGGTGCCCTATCACCGGGTCGTCGTCTTCGACGAGGCTCAGCGGGCGTGGAATGCCGAGCAGGCGGCCCGGAAGTTCGGACGGGCTGACTCGGAACCGATGGAGATGCTCAGCGTGATGGACCGGCATCGGGACTGGGCCATCATTGTGGCTCTGGTCGGCGGCGGGCAGGAGATCAACACCGGTGAAGCTGGGTTGGCCGAGTGGGGCCGGGCGCTAGCTGCGTCCTTTCCTCACTGGCACGTTGCGGTGTCGCCGGAGGCACTGCACGGCGGCGAAAGCATCGCCGGGACCGCCCTCTTCCCCGATGGCGTGCCCGGGGGCTTGGCTGTGGACACCGAGCCGGCGCTGCATCTCGACGTGTCCCTTCGTTCGTGGCGGGCAGAAGCCCTTACCAGTTGGGTCAACGCGCTGCTGGTAGGCGACAGCACGCGAGCCCGAGGGCTCATGGGCCAAATGGCTGACTTCCCCGTTGCCGTGACCCGTTCTCTGGCGGAGGCCCGTGGGTGGCTCCGTAGCGTGACCCGCGGAGACCGCCGCTGCGGACTGATCGCGAGTTCCCGAGCCGTTCGCCTGCGTGCCTACGGACTCGAGCTCTCCTCCGGGTTCACCCGCGGCTACCCGTTCTGCGACTGGTGGCTGGCCCCGGCTGATGACGTTCGGTCGTCGTACCAACTCGAAGTGCCGGCTAGCGAGTTTGAGTGCCAGGGCCTGGAGCTAGACTGGACGGGGCTGTGCTGGGGGAATGATCTCGTCTGGCGGGGTGGTCAGTCCTGGGACTACCGCAGGTTCTCCGGAAGCCGATGGCAGTCCGTCCGTGACCCGATGGCACGCGATTACCTGCGCAACACCTACCGTGTACTGCTGACGAGGGCGCGCGAGGGACTGATCATCTGGGTTCCTCGCGGCAATCCAGACGATGCCACCATCCCGCCTCACGATTTCGACTCCACGGTGGACTACCTCACGGCATGCGGAGCGCAGTTGCTGAGATGAGCATGGAACGCCGCGGGCCCGACAGGAGAAGCACCAGTGACGATGGCGAGTCGACGTACGGGCATGACGCTGATCGAACTGCTGGGCTGCAGTGTGCTACTGGCCGTGGGGCTGGCGGTGGCTGTTGCCGCCGGGAAGCACTACGGGTGGCTCGGGGCCGTCGTCGGCTTCCTCGTGGGCTTCGTGGGCGCGTATCTGCTCCTGTTCCTGCTCGTGGCCATCGCGGAGATGCTGTGGCTGGGAGGCCCCAAGTACCCCCCGTGCCACAACGGCTGCTGCAAATGGCGCGAGCGGTCTTGGGGCGACTACGAGATCAAGAACGCAGACGGGGACATGGTACTGCGCTGCCGTTGCGGCCGGGACTACGACCAGCGGGGGCGGCGGTTCATGGAGCGGCTCCCCGACGGAACGTTCAAGCCGTACATGGTCCACCGGCCCTTCCGGGGCTGGTTCCTCGACCCCGACGCCTGAGTCTCGTTCGCCCCCTCAGCGGTCCGTCCATGACTCGGGCCGGTCACATCCCTGCCGGATGGGAGCCAGCGCGGGAGGTCATGCCCCGGCCGGCGGCCAATAGAGCGGCCATGATCTCCATCGCCACCGATTTCCAACAAGGCACCGGCAACCCGTACCCGCATCTACAGGCCATATCCGCCGCCGGCTTCACCCACATCCACTGGTGCCACCAGTGGAACACTGACTTCCTGTACTCCACCCCCGAGATCAACCAGATCCGCGACTGGCTGGCCGAACTGAACCTGCAGCTCACTGATCTCCACGCCTCGGCGGGGTCCGAGAAGAACTGGACCTCGGCCCTGGAATACGAGCGTCTCTCCGGCGTGGAGCTGGTCGCCAACCGTCTGGAGATGGTCGCGCGCCTCGGCAGCGACGTGGCCGTGCTCCACATCCCCCTCGAGCCCGAGGACGAGCCTGCCCGAACGGCGTACTGGGACCGCGTGCGACGCTCGCTCGATGCCCTCCAGGCCTGCAGCCGGGCCACGGGCGTCCGCGTGGCGCTGGAGAACGGCGGCACGCCCCAGAGTTGGCACCCCATCCTCAAGGTCTTCGCCGACTATGGTCCGGACTTCGTCGGGCTCTGCTATGACTCCGGCCACGGGAACATGTCCGGCGACGGGCTGGACCAGCTCGGCGCCCACGCGAACCGCCTCATCGCCGTGCATCTGCACGACAACGACGGCTCCACCGACCAACACGCGTTGCCGTTCATGGGCACGGTGGACTGGGACCGGCTGACGAAGCTCATCGCCGCCTCCAGCTACGGCAAGTGGATCAACCTCGAGCTATCGCAGGCGCGCTCGGGCTATGAGGACACCACCGCCTTCTTGCGCGACGCGTTCAGCATCGCGAATCGCCTCACC
This genomic interval from bacterium contains the following:
- a CDS encoding DUF2075 domain-containing protein → MPAHHVCSFGDFLQQDHQLILGALTAGNATAGFDGRRSQVSAWQLTLDVLREAVARVLQDADCASWALLFEYEIPLRQKRPDVVVLAHDLVFVLEFKTGAATHSLADQRQVEAYCLDLRDFHAESHSRTIIPVLVACQAGSGAELPPPRPEPVQGVVSAASADLGPLLLAAFAVYHQPAAPPVDPERWNTSAYRPVPTILQAAEALYAGHSVREISRAHAANLTRTADYLLQTIQACAEKHQKRICFVTGIPGAGKTLSGLNLVHAPELSTRGAGTATFLSGNGPLVQIMREALARDERERTGTGLGETRRRVSTFIQNVHHFMRQYTQDSPTEVPYHRVVVFDEAQRAWNAEQAARKFGRADSEPMEMLSVMDRHRDWAIIVALVGGGQEINTGEAGLAEWGRALAASFPHWHVAVSPEALHGGESIAGTALFPDGVPGGLAVDTEPALHLDVSLRSWRAEALTSWVNALLVGDSTRARGLMGQMADFPVAVTRSLAEARGWLRSVTRGDRRCGLIASSRAVRLRAYGLELSSGFTRGYPFCDWWLAPADDVRSSYQLEVPASEFECQGLELDWTGLCWGNDLVWRGGQSWDYRRFSGSRWQSVRDPMARDYLRNTYRVLLTRAREGLIIWVPRGNPDDATIPPHDFDSTVDYLTACGAQLLR
- a CDS encoding sugar phosphate isomerase/epimerase, producing MISIATDFQQGTGNPYPHLQAISAAGFTHIHWCHQWNTDFLYSTPEINQIRDWLAELNLQLTDLHASAGSEKNWTSALEYERLSGVELVANRLEMVARLGSDVAVLHIPLEPEDEPARTAYWDRVRRSLDALQACSRATGVRVALENGGTPQSWHPILKVFADYGPDFVGLCYDSGHGNMSGDGLDQLGAHANRLIAVHLHDNDGSTDQHALPFMGTVDWDRLTKLIAASSYGKWINLELSQARSGYEDTTAFLRDAFSIANRLTAAVATAG